The proteins below come from a single Asanoa ferruginea genomic window:
- a CDS encoding ABC transporter substrate-binding protein, translated as MINVYYAPEENFQKVVDDCNQEAQGKYRIDYQVLPRGADDQRVQMVRRLAAEDDGMDVLGLDVTWTAEFASAKWIKEWTGAEKDEASKGTLEQPLESATYEGKLYAAPKNTNTQLLWYRSDLVPNPPKTWDEMIKMSQDLKSQGKPYEIDTMGAQYEGLVVLYNNMVASDGGKILNDDGNKVEFDDGAVKALATLQKFASAGVTNPSFTNTQEDDARLQFQGGSGAFQLNYPFVWPALQEGAPDLKDKVKWARYPGIDANTPSKVTIGGYNLAVSAYTKHPEESFAAALCLRSPEHQLFSAINDGVPPTIESVYSDPQMDKAYPFKADILAQVKDGANRPITPAYQNVSTVLSATLSPPADIRPEQDAKDLRGSIQDALESKGVLP; from the coding sequence GTGATCAATGTCTATTACGCGCCCGAGGAGAACTTCCAGAAGGTCGTCGACGACTGCAACCAGGAAGCCCAGGGGAAATACCGGATCGACTACCAGGTGTTGCCGCGCGGCGCCGATGACCAGCGGGTGCAGATGGTGCGCCGGCTGGCCGCCGAGGACGACGGCATGGATGTGCTCGGGCTCGACGTGACCTGGACCGCCGAGTTCGCCAGTGCTAAATGGATCAAGGAGTGGACCGGCGCGGAGAAGGACGAGGCGTCCAAGGGCACCCTGGAGCAGCCGCTCGAGTCGGCGACCTACGAGGGCAAGCTCTACGCCGCGCCGAAGAACACCAACACCCAGCTTCTCTGGTATCGCAGCGACCTCGTCCCGAACCCACCCAAGACGTGGGACGAGATGATCAAGATGTCGCAGGACCTCAAGAGCCAGGGCAAGCCCTATGAGATCGACACCATGGGCGCGCAGTACGAGGGCCTCGTGGTGCTCTACAACAACATGGTCGCCAGCGACGGCGGCAAGATCCTCAACGACGACGGCAACAAGGTCGAGTTCGACGACGGCGCCGTCAAGGCGCTCGCCACGCTCCAGAAGTTCGCGTCGGCCGGCGTGACCAACCCGTCGTTCACCAACACCCAGGAAGACGACGCGCGCCTCCAGTTCCAGGGCGGCAGCGGCGCGTTCCAGCTCAACTACCCGTTCGTCTGGCCGGCGCTGCAGGAGGGCGCGCCCGACCTGAAAGACAAGGTCAAGTGGGCGCGTTACCCGGGCATCGACGCCAACACGCCGAGCAAGGTGACGATCGGCGGTTACAACCTGGCCGTCTCGGCGTACACGAAGCATCCTGAAGAGTCCTTCGCCGCGGCGCTGTGCCTGCGCTCGCCCGAGCACCAACTCTTCTCGGCGATCAACGACGGCGTGCCGCCGACCATCGAGTCGGTCTACTCCGACCCGCAGATGGACAAGGCCTACCCGTTCAAGGCCGACATCCTGGCCCAGGTCAAGGACGGCGCCAACCGGCCGATCACCCCGGCCTACCAGAACGTGTCCACGGTGCTCTCGGCGACGCTGTCGCCACCCGCCGACATCCGGCCGGAACAGGACGCCAAGGATCTGCGCGGCTCGATCCAGGACGCGCTCGAGTCGAAGGGTGTCCTGCCGTGA
- a CDS encoding carbohydrate ABC transporter permease, whose product MTAGTAEKPTTHRVRAEKKAKAHLSEGKKAERKLGWLLCAPAAIVMLAVTAYPIIYSVWLSFQRFDLKFPDQREFIGLGNYITVLSNQYWWTAFGVTVLITVVTVAVELVLGMGLAWIMFRTLVARGLVRTAALIPYGIVTVVAAFSWKYAWTPDTGYLAKLFTDGAPLTERASSLAIIMLAEIWKTTPFMALLLMAGLALVPDDLLKAASMDGASGWQRFTKVMLPVMKPAILVALLFRTLDAFRVFDNIYVLTAGSNNTSSVSMLAYNNLIRGLNLGIGSTMSVLIFISVAIIAFIFVKLFGTAAPGSSDEGRR is encoded by the coding sequence GTGACCGCTGGGACTGCCGAAAAACCCACTACCCATCGGGTACGTGCGGAGAAGAAAGCCAAAGCGCATCTGAGCGAGGGCAAGAAGGCCGAACGGAAGCTCGGTTGGCTGCTCTGCGCGCCGGCGGCGATCGTGATGCTCGCGGTCACCGCGTACCCCATCATCTATTCGGTCTGGCTCTCCTTCCAGCGCTTCGACCTCAAGTTTCCCGACCAGCGCGAGTTCATCGGGTTGGGCAACTACATCACCGTGTTGAGCAACCAATACTGGTGGACCGCGTTCGGCGTCACCGTGCTGATCACCGTGGTCACGGTCGCGGTCGAGCTTGTGCTCGGCATGGGGCTGGCCTGGATCATGTTCCGCACGCTGGTCGCCCGGGGGCTGGTGCGCACCGCGGCGCTGATCCCCTACGGCATCGTGACGGTGGTCGCCGCGTTCTCCTGGAAATACGCGTGGACGCCCGACACCGGCTATCTCGCCAAGCTGTTCACCGACGGCGCGCCGCTGACCGAGCGGGCCAGTTCGCTGGCGATCATCATGCTGGCCGAGATCTGGAAGACCACGCCGTTCATGGCGCTGCTGCTGATGGCCGGCCTGGCCCTGGTGCCCGACGACCTGCTCAAGGCCGCGTCGATGGACGGTGCCTCCGGCTGGCAGCGGTTCACCAAGGTGATGCTGCCGGTGATGAAGCCGGCGATCCTGGTCGCGCTGCTGTTCCGTACCCTCGACGCCTTCCGGGTGTTCGACAACATCTATGTGTTGACCGCCGGCTCCAACAACACCTCGTCGGTGTCGATGCTGGCCTACAACAACCTGATCCGCGGGCTCAACCTCGGCATCGGGTCGACCATGTCGGTGCTGATCTTCATCTCGGTCGCCATCATCGCGTTCATCTTCGTGAAGCTCTTCGGCACCGCCGCACCCGGCAGCTCCGACGAAGGGAGGCGCTGA
- a CDS encoding carbohydrate ABC transporter permease, producing the protein MTAIGQSAAAKWRWGFLDLVVVVFALIPVLWIASLSFKTPATITDGNFIPREWTLENYRNIFNTDQFVRALINSIGIGLISTLVAVVLGTMAAYAIARLDFPGKGLLIGISLLIAMFPQVSLVSPLFEIERSIGLFDTWPGLILPYITFGLPLAIYTLSAFFRQIPWDLEKAAKMDGATQGQAFRRVIAPLAMPGIFTTAILVFIFCWNDFLFAISLTSTERSRTVPAALSFFQGASQFEDPTGAICAAAAVITIPIILFVLFFQRRIVSGLTSGAVKG; encoded by the coding sequence ATGACGGCCATCGGCCAATCCGCAGCAGCGAAGTGGCGCTGGGGGTTTCTTGATCTCGTCGTGGTCGTCTTCGCGCTGATCCCGGTGCTGTGGATCGCGTCGCTGTCGTTCAAGACCCCCGCGACGATCACCGACGGCAACTTCATCCCGCGGGAATGGACGCTGGAGAACTACCGGAACATTTTCAACACCGACCAGTTTGTACGCGCACTGATCAACTCGATCGGCATCGGGCTGATCTCGACCCTGGTGGCCGTGGTGCTGGGCACGATGGCCGCGTACGCGATCGCCCGTCTCGATTTTCCCGGTAAGGGACTCTTGATCGGCATCTCGCTGCTGATCGCGATGTTCCCGCAGGTGTCGCTGGTGTCGCCGCTGTTCGAGATCGAGCGGAGCATCGGCCTGTTCGACACCTGGCCCGGCCTGATCCTGCCCTACATCACGTTCGGCCTGCCGCTGGCGATCTACACCCTGTCCGCGTTCTTCCGCCAGATCCCGTGGGACCTGGAGAAGGCGGCCAAGATGGACGGCGCCACGCAGGGCCAGGCGTTCCGCCGGGTGATCGCCCCGCTGGCCATGCCCGGCATCTTCACCACCGCGATCCTGGTCTTCATCTTCTGCTGGAACGACTTCCTGTTCGCGATCTCGCTGACCTCGACCGAACGCTCCCGCACGGTCCCGGCCGCGCTGTCGTTCTTCCAGGGCGCCTCACAGTTCGAAGACCCGACCGGCGCGATCTGCGCGGCCGCCGCGGTCATCACCATCCCGATCATCCTGTTCGTGCTGTTCTTCCAGCGCCGCATCGTCTCCGGCCTGACCTCCGGCGCAGTGAAGGGTTAG
- a CDS encoding ABC transporter ATP-binding protein — protein MADIVLDKVTKAFPDGTLAVQEFNLEIADGEFVILVGPSGCGKSTTLNMIAGLEDITSGELRIDGQVVNDKAPRDRDIAMVFQSYALYPNMTVRENMAFPLKLAKMSKEEIDRKVDEAAKVLELTALLDRKPANLSGGQRQRVAMGRAIVRSPKAFLMDEPLSNLDAKLRVQMRTVVSRLQKKLGTTTVYVTHDQTEAMTLGDRVVIMRAGAIQQVGEPQHLYDHPNNLFVAGFIGSPSMNFLVASVADGRLRTALGDFPLGERMRGALDSESGDLIVGIRPEHFEDATLIEDSIRQRGVEFEAPADLVESMGSDKYVYFTVEGEKASAAELEELAADVGSSDLPASGSNLVCRFSAESRVKEGDTARVWINLDKIHLFDPSTGRNITLHEGKSSGVTA, from the coding sequence GTGGCTGACATCGTTCTGGACAAAGTGACCAAGGCGTTCCCCGACGGCACGCTCGCGGTCCAGGAGTTCAACCTGGAAATCGCCGACGGGGAGTTCGTGATCCTCGTCGGCCCCTCGGGTTGCGGCAAGTCGACAACCCTCAACATGATCGCCGGCCTGGAGGACATCACCTCGGGCGAGCTGCGTATCGACGGCCAGGTGGTCAACGACAAGGCACCGCGCGACCGCGACATCGCCATGGTCTTCCAGTCGTATGCGCTGTATCCGAACATGACGGTGCGCGAGAACATGGCGTTCCCGCTGAAGCTGGCGAAGATGTCGAAGGAGGAAATCGACCGGAAGGTCGACGAGGCGGCGAAGGTCCTGGAATTGACGGCGCTGTTGGACCGCAAGCCGGCGAACCTCTCCGGTGGTCAACGCCAGCGGGTCGCGATGGGTCGGGCGATCGTGCGGTCGCCGAAGGCCTTCCTGATGGACGAGCCGCTGTCCAATCTGGACGCCAAGCTGCGGGTGCAGATGCGCACCGTGGTGTCGCGGCTGCAGAAGAAGCTGGGCACGACCACGGTCTACGTGACCCACGACCAGACCGAGGCGATGACCCTCGGCGACCGGGTCGTGATCATGCGGGCCGGGGCGATCCAGCAGGTCGGGGAGCCGCAGCATCTCTACGACCACCCCAACAACCTGTTCGTGGCCGGCTTCATCGGCTCGCCGTCGATGAACTTCCTGGTCGCGTCGGTTGCCGATGGTCGGTTGCGGACGGCGCTCGGTGACTTTCCGCTGGGGGAGCGGATGCGGGGTGCACTCGATTCGGAATCCGGGGACCTGATCGTCGGGATCCGGCCGGAGCACTTCGAAGACGCGACGCTGATCGAAGACTCGATCCGCCAGCGCGGCGTGGAGTTCGAGGCGCCCGCCGACCTCGTCGAGTCGATGGGGTCGGACAAGTATGTCTACTTCACTGTCGAGGGCGAGAAGGCCAGCGCGGCGGAGCTCGAGGAACTGGCGGCCGATGTAGGCAGCAGCGACCTGCCGGCGAGCGGCTCCAACCTGGTGTGCCGCTTCTCGGCGGAGTCCCGGGTGAAGGAAGGCGACACCGCCCGCGTCTGGATCAACCTCGACAAGATCCACCTGTTCGACCCGTCGACCGGGCGCAACATCACCCTGCACGAGGGCAAGTCCTCGGGCGTGACCGCCTAG
- a CDS encoding type ISP restriction/modification enzyme — MVGDPVADIVAQFGASVAEKLGRGGEDEDQLRAPFERLLRDMARNMGLRAVPYGEVRLKSVRARPDFAVDMAGGRVGYIELKAPGHGTPSTWRRARRSDRDQWEKLKALPNLLYSDGITWARYSYGELASPVVELEGDLRDRRRRLEMSGTAFETLITDFLTWKPDQPRSLTQLIGIVAGLCRLLRDEVAAILTDPARDLAHEELTLLADDWRDLLFPDLDDIGFADAYAQTVTFALLLARIDGVSFDETPLHEIARLLGKKHSLMGRALAVLTDSEATDELRMLTTLIRVIGRVDWALLEGNTDVHADLYERFLASYDPDLRRRSGSYYTPQPVAGAVVNFVDDVLRTRFDRSWGFAADDVVVVDPAMGTGTFLVEVLRRVAEAAEAKQGRGARAARVRQFFRERLVGFEIQAGPYAVAELRLHEAMRTEFRTELPPSELRFLTDALEDPVRQQGRLRAGYRVIERARQEANRIKRDVPVMVVVGNPPHVENTRGRAPWIESRRKIPVQPGEFPQRPSLDEFRTPGGGRYESDLYGLPWCFWRWALWKAFEAHPDHPQGVVAFITPSSFIKGKSFEGMREYLRRTCDEGWIIELSPEGNRPPQDTRLFGPDVGRQLCVAVFARYSAGDPTAAATVHRVALTGSREAKLAQLESLRPRDERWVSCRADWKAPFLAGGETAWDSYPGLKDLFPESSRGVTTGRTWVYAPDRETLERRWRTFTRARTGDRRRMLPESRDRTVATVVGPLPGFPASERTLADDVGPPLTPVRVAYRAFDRQWLIPDSRLMVMPRPPLWAVRSAEQIYLTEQNSQAIDSGPGVVFTQLIPDLHHYNGRSGRVFPLYCSATRTSPNVTPGLDDILLNAHGSRPSAADLFAYVAAVVAHPSYTRRFATQLQNPGVRVPLTADAGLWREAVALGNDILWLQTFGESRTDPETARPPFRSFVDAHTPKVVAEIPDAEGNLPMDISYDLASRTLVVGTGRIHPVSPEVWDYDVGGMRIVRHWFNYRSADQRYRRRSSVLDDDTSQSWSAELTNELLEIITVLEQLVALESRQSVILNRVCAGPLISFAALTEAAVLPVSPRAHKLTATVDKQPPGLF; from the coding sequence GTGGTTGGCGACCCTGTCGCTGACATCGTGGCGCAGTTTGGTGCGAGCGTTGCCGAGAAGCTCGGCCGGGGCGGTGAGGACGAGGATCAGCTCCGAGCACCATTCGAAAGGTTGCTGCGAGACATGGCCCGCAACATGGGTCTGCGTGCGGTGCCCTATGGAGAGGTCCGACTCAAGTCAGTCCGCGCACGACCTGATTTCGCGGTCGACATGGCGGGTGGCCGTGTCGGCTATATCGAGCTGAAGGCGCCGGGGCATGGCACTCCATCAACGTGGCGCCGAGCGCGCCGGTCCGATCGCGACCAATGGGAGAAGCTCAAGGCCCTACCCAACCTGCTGTACTCGGATGGAATCACATGGGCCCGCTACTCCTATGGGGAGCTGGCTTCACCCGTGGTTGAGCTTGAAGGGGACCTGCGCGACCGACGTCGGCGTCTGGAGATGTCCGGGACGGCCTTCGAAACTCTGATAACCGACTTCCTCACCTGGAAGCCGGATCAACCGCGAAGCCTTACCCAGCTCATCGGCATCGTGGCGGGACTGTGCCGATTACTCCGTGATGAAGTAGCGGCGATCCTTACAGATCCTGCCCGGGATCTAGCGCATGAAGAGCTGACGCTACTTGCCGATGACTGGCGCGACCTGCTGTTTCCTGACCTTGACGACATCGGCTTCGCCGATGCCTACGCCCAGACAGTGACCTTCGCGCTCCTGCTCGCACGCATCGACGGCGTCTCGTTCGACGAGACTCCGTTGCACGAGATCGCACGACTGCTCGGCAAGAAGCACTCCCTCATGGGGCGCGCCCTCGCTGTGCTCACCGACAGCGAGGCCACCGACGAACTCCGGATGCTCACGACGCTCATCCGGGTCATCGGCCGGGTGGATTGGGCGCTGCTCGAGGGCAATACCGACGTACACGCGGACCTCTACGAGCGGTTCCTCGCCTCGTACGATCCTGACCTGCGTCGACGAAGCGGTTCGTACTACACGCCTCAACCAGTTGCGGGTGCGGTCGTAAACTTTGTCGATGACGTTCTGCGAACTCGCTTCGACCGATCGTGGGGGTTCGCAGCAGACGACGTCGTTGTCGTCGATCCAGCCATGGGAACTGGAACATTTCTCGTAGAAGTATTGCGGCGGGTTGCCGAAGCCGCAGAGGCGAAACAGGGGCGGGGTGCTCGAGCCGCGCGGGTCCGCCAGTTCTTTCGAGAGCGTCTTGTCGGTTTCGAGATCCAGGCCGGACCTTACGCGGTCGCGGAACTTCGCCTGCACGAAGCGATGAGAACGGAGTTCCGAACCGAGCTACCTCCGTCGGAACTTCGCTTCCTTACCGATGCGCTGGAAGACCCCGTGCGCCAGCAAGGCAGATTACGAGCCGGATACCGGGTGATCGAACGGGCACGACAAGAAGCGAACCGGATCAAGCGTGACGTCCCTGTGATGGTCGTGGTGGGCAATCCGCCTCACGTAGAGAACACCAGAGGCCGAGCACCCTGGATCGAGAGCCGCCGAAAGATCCCCGTACAGCCCGGAGAGTTTCCGCAGCGACCTTCGTTGGACGAATTCCGAACGCCTGGCGGTGGTCGTTACGAGTCGGACCTCTACGGCTTACCTTGGTGCTTCTGGCGATGGGCGTTGTGGAAAGCCTTCGAAGCACATCCCGACCACCCGCAAGGCGTAGTCGCCTTCATCACGCCGTCCAGCTTCATCAAGGGCAAGTCCTTTGAGGGGATGCGTGAGTACCTTCGCCGCACGTGCGACGAAGGCTGGATCATCGAGCTGTCCCCGGAGGGCAACCGGCCACCGCAGGACACGAGGCTCTTCGGGCCCGATGTCGGCCGGCAACTGTGTGTCGCTGTGTTCGCTCGATACAGTGCAGGGGACCCAACCGCAGCGGCGACGGTCCATCGTGTCGCGCTTACCGGGTCTCGTGAAGCAAAGCTCGCTCAGCTCGAAAGCCTGCGACCGCGCGACGAGAGGTGGGTTAGTTGTCGTGCGGACTGGAAGGCGCCCTTCCTCGCCGGAGGTGAGACCGCATGGGACAGCTATCCCGGTCTCAAGGATCTCTTTCCGGAGTCATCGCGTGGCGTGACGACAGGCCGCACGTGGGTGTATGCACCGGACAGGGAAACCCTTGAGCGTCGCTGGCGAACCTTCACCCGGGCCCGCACCGGCGATCGCCGACGGATGCTGCCCGAGTCACGCGATCGCACGGTGGCAACAGTCGTTGGACCACTTCCGGGCTTCCCAGCATCTGAACGCACGCTGGCCGACGATGTCGGCCCCCCGCTGACGCCGGTTCGAGTTGCCTACCGGGCGTTCGACCGCCAATGGCTGATCCCCGACAGCCGGCTGATGGTCATGCCGCGGCCCCCGTTATGGGCGGTCCGTTCCGCTGAACAGATTTATCTCACCGAGCAGAACAGCCAAGCGATAGACAGTGGCCCCGGAGTTGTTTTCACCCAACTGATTCCTGATCTGCACCACTACAACGGGCGAAGTGGCCGGGTGTTCCCGCTGTATTGCAGCGCCACTAGGACGTCGCCGAACGTCACTCCGGGCCTTGACGACATTCTCCTGAACGCACACGGAAGCAGACCGAGCGCGGCCGACTTGTTCGCGTACGTCGCTGCTGTCGTGGCACACCCGTCGTACACCAGGAGATTTGCGACGCAACTACAGAACCCCGGTGTGCGGGTTCCGCTTACCGCGGACGCCGGGCTCTGGCGAGAGGCGGTGGCGCTCGGCAACGACATCCTCTGGCTCCAAACCTTCGGCGAGAGCAGAACCGACCCGGAAACGGCAAGACCCCCTTTCCGATCGTTCGTCGACGCGCACACACCCAAGGTCGTAGCAGAGATTCCTGATGCCGAGGGAAACCTGCCCATGGATATCAGTTATGACCTCGCGAGCAGGACGTTGGTTGTCGGCACGGGTAGGATCCATCCTGTTAGCCCAGAGGTGTGGGACTACGACGTTGGCGGCATGCGGATCGTCAGACACTGGTTCAACTACCGCAGCGCCGACCAACGCTACCGGCGACGATCATCGGTCCTTGACGACGACACCAGTCAGTCGTGGAGCGCCGAACTTACCAACGAGCTGCTCGAGATCATCACTGTCCTTGAACAATTGGTCGCCCTTGAGTCGAGACAGTCAGTCATTCTCAATCGAGTCTGCGCTGGTCCTCTGATTTCGTTTGCTGCCCTTACGGAAGCTGCCGTCCTCCCCGTCTCGCCCCGAGCGCACAAGCTCACCGCGACTGTCGACAAGCAACCTCCCGGCTTGTTCTGA
- the fxlM gene encoding methyltransferase, FxLD system has translation MDALREQLVTVLKQNGHLRSTAVERAFQAVPRERFLPGVEPETVYRCRQIVVKRDPGGAALSSASNPALVADMLEQLDPQPGHRVLEIGAATGINAALLAELVGPVGGVVTVEFDQDLADSARARLAGYRNVEVIRGDGALGHRQAVPYDRIIVTAGAWDISAAWWDQLAADGRIVVPLRVHESGLTRCFAFDRIAPHHLVSTTAPLVCGFVPMRGIARHADERVGLGAGVVLNLDAADEPDSAALSRAMRHPRHERWTGIQVDDTDPVGHLDLWLLAHADKPFGRLDPGESDLVSPAYRWAGAALYDGGTIAYVAFRPVGDSRHEIGAVAHGPDADQLAAELAGLLERWERAGRPNQTAVAAYRAGTRPVQPGDIARPDTILTIALSPMSSGLETDRLSAAARQAGSR, from the coding sequence GTGGACGCGCTACGCGAGCAGCTCGTGACGGTGCTCAAGCAGAACGGCCACCTTCGTTCGACCGCCGTCGAGCGCGCGTTTCAGGCGGTGCCCCGCGAGCGGTTCCTCCCAGGCGTCGAGCCGGAGACCGTCTACCGATGCCGCCAGATCGTCGTCAAGCGCGACCCTGGCGGTGCGGCACTGTCGTCGGCGTCGAACCCCGCCCTCGTCGCGGACATGCTCGAACAGCTCGACCCCCAGCCCGGCCACCGCGTACTGGAGATCGGCGCGGCCACGGGCATCAACGCGGCCCTGCTCGCGGAGCTGGTCGGCCCCGTGGGTGGTGTGGTCACCGTCGAGTTCGATCAGGACCTCGCCGACTCGGCCCGCGCTCGGCTCGCCGGCTACCGCAATGTCGAGGTGATCCGCGGTGACGGCGCCCTCGGCCATCGCCAGGCGGTGCCCTACGACCGGATCATCGTCACCGCCGGCGCGTGGGACATCTCGGCCGCGTGGTGGGACCAACTCGCCGCCGATGGGCGCATCGTCGTCCCGTTGCGCGTGCACGAGAGCGGGCTGACCCGATGCTTCGCGTTCGACCGCATCGCCCCGCACCACCTGGTCAGCACCACGGCGCCACTGGTCTGCGGCTTCGTTCCCATGCGGGGGATCGCGCGGCACGCCGACGAGCGGGTCGGCCTCGGTGCCGGGGTGGTCCTCAACCTGGACGCCGCCGACGAACCTGACAGCGCGGCCCTCAGCCGCGCCATGCGGCATCCGCGGCACGAACGCTGGACCGGCATCCAGGTCGATGACACGGACCCGGTCGGCCATCTTGACCTGTGGCTGCTCGCGCACGCCGACAAGCCTTTCGGTCGTCTCGACCCGGGGGAGAGCGATCTGGTTTCCCCCGCCTACCGCTGGGCGGGTGCCGCCCTTTATGACGGCGGCACCATCGCCTACGTCGCTTTCCGGCCGGTCGGCGACAGCCGCCACGAGATCGGCGCCGTCGCGCACGGACCGGACGCCGACCAGCTCGCCGCCGAATTGGCGGGTCTCCTCGAGCGCTGGGAAAGAGCCGGCCGTCCCAACCAAACCGCCGTCGCTGCCTACCGAGCGGGAACCCGACCGGTCCAGCCGGGCGACATCGCCCGGCCCGACACGATCCTTACGATCGCCCTGTCTCCAATGTCGTCTGGTTTGGAGACAGATCGGCTATCCGCGGCGGCGCGTCAGGCAGGTTCACGGTGA
- a CDS encoding TerC/Alx family metal homeostasis membrane protein, producing MLEVSALGWTITILVILALLALDLIIGTLKPHAVGFKEAVAWSVFYIGVAVVFGVVFASISGWEFGTQYFAGWLVEKSLSVDNLFVFVIIMTTFAVPAAHQQRVLTFGIVLALAFRVVFILLGAALLSLFSVMFLIFGLILIYTAVQLYRHRDQDPDADNALVRATRRIVPITDDYRDGKLFTRENGKRVATPLFVVLVAIGSTDLLFALDSIPAVFGVTSETFIVFAANAFALLGLRALFFLVQGLLDRLIYLSTGLALILGFIGVKLALHWAHEDISKSVWEISTNLSLVVIAVVLTVTTVASLIAVKRDPSKKAHAGSLRGPREPHEPE from the coding sequence ATGCTGGAGGTCAGCGCCCTCGGGTGGACGATCACGATCCTGGTCATCCTCGCGCTGCTGGCGCTGGACCTGATCATCGGCACGCTCAAGCCCCACGCGGTCGGCTTCAAGGAGGCGGTCGCCTGGTCGGTCTTCTACATCGGCGTGGCCGTCGTCTTCGGCGTCGTGTTCGCGTCGATCTCGGGCTGGGAGTTCGGCACCCAGTATTTCGCCGGCTGGCTCGTCGAGAAGAGCCTCTCGGTCGACAACCTCTTCGTCTTCGTGATCATCATGACCACGTTCGCGGTGCCGGCGGCCCATCAGCAGCGGGTGCTGACGTTCGGCATCGTCCTCGCCCTGGCGTTCCGGGTGGTCTTCATCCTGCTGGGCGCCGCGCTGCTGTCGCTCTTCTCGGTCATGTTCCTGATCTTCGGCCTGATCCTGATCTACACGGCGGTCCAGCTCTACCGACACCGGGACCAGGACCCAGACGCCGACAACGCATTGGTACGCGCGACCCGGCGCATCGTCCCGATCACCGACGACTACCGCGACGGCAAGCTCTTCACACGCGAGAACGGCAAACGCGTCGCGACGCCGTTGTTCGTGGTGCTGGTAGCGATCGGCAGCACCGACCTGCTGTTCGCCCTCGACTCCATCCCGGCGGTGTTCGGGGTGACCTCGGAGACCTTCATCGTCTTCGCGGCCAACGCGTTCGCGCTGCTCGGCCTCCGAGCGTTGTTCTTCCTTGTGCAGGGTTTGCTGGATCGGCTGATCTACCTGTCGACCGGGCTGGCGCTGATTCTCGGGTTCATCGGCGTCAAGTTGGCGCTGCACTGGGCGCATGAGGACATCTCCAAGAGCGTCTGGGAGATCTCGACGAACCTCTCGCTGGTGGTGATCGCCGTCGTCCTGACGGTCACGACGGTTGCCAGCCTGATCGCGGTGAAGCGGGATCCGAGCAAGAAGGCACACGCGGGTTCGCTCCGCGGCCCTCGCGAGCCGCACGAGCCGGAGTAG